The genomic stretch ggcagttaacccactgttcctaggctgtcattaaaaattagaatttcttcttaactgacttgcctagtaaaggtaaaaaataaataaataaaataaatgagatatctgattggccagcggtagaCCTAtgggtgcacttgatttgctctctgtgCCTTCCGGGTAGGCAGAGTTTTACCGTCAGACACATGACAAAATGGGAAAAATATCCCTTCCCGGTTCTAGTTCCTCATTAATTATAATTCCTAATTCTACGGTTATAACTATCTCATGGATGGTAAATCCTGGCATCCATAGCTTTGTAAAGTGGTAACACTGCTCCAGACCCATCCGTTTTTCAAATCACAGGTTGCCCCTTTAAGCATGTTGAACAGCCAGAGGAATCATACAGGTTATGAGAAAAGAGGTTATGATGTTTTTACTAGGGGATAAAGAATCCCATTTACACTACACAATAGCCATAATAACACCTagtttggacacacacacacacctattcacacacacacctattctcacacacacacacacacacacacacacacacacacacacacacacacacacacacacacacacacacacacacacacacacacacaggtaaaggGAAATATCCAGGCTATGAGATTATACGAGTGGAAATCTAATAGCAGAAAAACAAGTAGCTGTTGTTTTATGGAAACTCAGAAACTCCCAGCAGCCTCTGTTGTGTTGAAAGGCTGTCACCGGCCCTGCAAGtagacacacactctcacaaaggacacacacacaccctcattcaTGGGAAAATGGTGCACTGATTGCGGTTGAAAAAATATCCTACGACGCTTTTGTCAGTGTCATTACGCctattcatcatcatcaacaacaacttaATCGTCACCTTtgtcatcatcatattcatcatcccCCACAATCATCATCCTcattatcatcaccatcatcattataTCCTCATCCTCattatcatcatcttcatcatcattacatcatcatcatcatcatcatcatgctgAATATATAGAACAGGGCTCTATAGTATGGAGTTACAGATGTATGTGTGTGAAAAATCTGACTCATAGACGGAATGTAAAGAGGATTTAGAAACCAGAAACGGCCCAGTCTACTGCAGACAGTGATTTGTGTAGGCTaggtagtacagtacaacccacTGCAGACAGTGAGTTGTGTAGGCTaggtagtacagtacaacccacTGCAGACAGTGAGTTGTGTAGGCTaggtagtacagtacaacccacTGCAGACAGTGAGTTGTGTAGGCTaggtagtacagtacaacccactgcagacagtgtgttgtgtacaACCCACTGCAGACTaggtagtacagtacaacccacTGCAGACAGTGAGTTGTGTAGGCTaggtagtacagtacaacccacTGCAGACAGTGAGTTGTGTAGGCTaggtagtacagtacaacccacTGCAGACAGTGAGTTGTGTAGGCTaggtagtacagtacaacccacTGCAGACAGTGAGTTGTGTAGGCTaggtagtacagtacaacccacTGCAGACAGTGAGTTGTGTAGGCTaggtagtacagtacaacccacTGCAGACAGTGAGTTGTGTAGGCTaggtagtacagtacaacccacTGCAGACAGTGATTTGTGTAGGTTaggtagtacagtacaacccacTGCAGACAGTGAGTTGTGTAGGCTaggtagtacagtacaacccacTGCAGACAGTGAGTTGTGTAGGCTaggtagtacagtacaacccacTGCAGACAGTGATTTGTGTAGGCTaggtagtacagtacaacccacTGCAGACAGTGAGTTGTGTAGGCTaggtagtacagtacaacccacTGCAGACAGTGAGTTGTGTAGGCTaggtagtacagtacaacccacTGCAGACAGTGAGTTGTGTAGGCTaggtagtacagtacaacccacTGCAGACAGTGAGTTGTGTAGGCTaggtagtacagtacaacccacTGCAGACAGTGATTTGTGTAGGCTaggtagtacagtacaacccacTGCAGACAGTGAGTTGTGTAGGCTaggtagtacagtacaaccctctGGTTGATCACAGACTCTGCTACAACCTCTGCAGACAGTGATTTCTGTAGGCTAGGTAGTACAGTACACACTGCAGACACAGGTAGTACACAACCCTCTGGTTGATCAcgactctgctctctctgcctttctgtctgacacacacacacagcacacacacacacgcacacacacacacacacacacacacacacacacacacacacacacacacacacacacacacacacacacacacacacacacacacacacacacacactctctctctctctttctcttgctctctatttctgtctgtaGGACTCATGAAATGTGTTATGCAATAAAGTCAATGAAGTCAAGTCCCTGACTCAATGTCCTCttactcccactctctcctcttccgCCCCTAACGGAGACGCACACTATAATACATggtcaaaaatgtttttttattcatttcaaaaatatatatttcacattAGATTGAGACCAATTGCACAACTTCTGCACATTTGGTAGGCTATTAGTAGTGTTCAAGTCCCTGGTGCAAATACTATTCACAGTCATATCTACATTTAGCAGAATGCATTTGTGGAAATCAAACATGATTGTTTTTCCTCGCTCCACACACCCTTATAAACCAGTCCAGTCTGTCTTTGGCTCCTTCACTGAATCTGACACTTCTCCAGCGGCTTGCCCGGCTTCCGTGTGGAGTCGGGGCCGAGGACTTGACGGAGATCTGTGCTGAAACTCGGCCGTCGAGCGAGCGGATACAGCGCCCCACACGGAGCCTTACAACCCGTGGCCTGGCTCCCTCTCCCGGCCGCTCTGCACTCTTTCAGCGCCTGGTACGACCGAATCGAAACTTTGCGGTGCTGCGACGGACTAGTTTCCGTTGGCAACCCGCCCCGTTTAGCCAGAGCCTCGAATACCTCCTCCAGATTAGTGCGGTCTTTGGCGGAGGTCTCGAAGTAGGCGCAGTCCTCACCGAGGGCTCGGAGCACCTCTGCCCGGGAAAGTACTCTCTCCGCTGGGGACAAGTCCACCTTGTTAGCGCAGACTACCGTGGGGACCCGTGCGCTCTGGCCCGGCCTGGTGGGCTTGAGGAGCTTGGTTTTGGCCGCGAGGATCTCAGTGCGCAGGGCACACACCTCCTCGAACGAGCTCCGGTCGTCCAGGGTGAAGACCAGAAGGAATATGTCACCTATACAAAACACATGAGGAGACCGAAATATTATAGCCTATATTTTCATTATAGCCTACATTGTCATATTCTCATTAGCAATTTGAACTGAAGTTCATTCTGGGataaatattatattatattatgttttattatattctatattctattctatccaTAACTTATACGTCCATATACACATTTATATTCTCTCTCATCGTTTATAAAGCAAGCATGTCCACTTTTACGCACACCACATCTACGCGGAGAGAGAGACTTATTCATTTGTAAGCATTTACATCTTTAACACTGCGATAACAACTGTTGAGGCACCTCCAGCACGCTCCAACATAGAGACCATGATAAGGACTCCCGTTATTGCCTACATCCCCGTTACGCACCGGTTAGTATGGAGAGCCTGCGTTTCGCCGGGAAGCTCCTCTCTCCGGAGGCGTCAAGTACGTCGATCTGATACGTCTCCCCGCGGATGTGGAACATTTTCCGGAGGAAATCCTCGGAGGTGGGCTGGTACTCCTCCACGAAGCCGTCCCAGAGGTACCGTCGCAAGATTGAAGTCTTGCCCACCCGGGGCGCACCCAGAACCACGATGCGCCTGCAGTTCTGCGGCTTGGTGGAGCTCAGCGGGTCCTGCGGAGAGTCCTGGGCGAGTCTTGGGTCGTCCTCGCCGAACCGAATCTGCCCCTGGAGAACCAGAGCAGATAGCTGGTCCAGTGGCGACCTCTTGCAAGAGTGGCCATCGGAGGGAGGTGGAAGCCAGCTAGCTGTGCTTTGGGACCGCACCAACCTCCCCTTCTTTTCCTGGTGCTTCCACTGAGACGTGACCATTTTAAGGAAACCCATGCTGGCTTTGAGCCCCGGTGAGTTCAGGTGCTGGGTTACGTTTTTGTATGCCAGCAGGACCTTGGAGGAGCCGGGGCTCAGGGCTCTGGTCCCGGGGAACTGAGAAGGTTCAGCCCGCTGATGGGCGACGGGCATGTTGGTTGTGGTGGTCGGTGAGCAAGTGGATGGGTTACCTTTTACCTCCATAATGTTGTCTCACTTAAGCGGTATGTAAAATGTAGCCTGTAATAGCATGTAGGGCAGTGTGGATGCCTGGGTGGATCCTGTAATATTCCAACCTGTAGGGCAGTGTGGATGCCTGGGTGGATCCTGTAATATTCCAACCTGTGAGGTTTGGACACTACATGTGGTCCTCGTGACACCTGTGTGTTTGCGCACATCTAGTCTGGGTGGTACAGAAACAGATGCATTTTGGTGTTGTTTTTATACCCATGCACGCGCCTGGCTCGTCCGCGTCACACGGCATGGGTCATCTGCTCGTCTCTCTCAACAGCTAGTTGCCAGAACTGCTGATTGACAGAAGCGGAGAGATTGTTATGTTCTCCTGGAGGACACCGGAGTGTTCGGCGATTATGGAACAATGGAAGCGGCCAGTTCTACTGCAATGTGGACCGCCAAGACAGGCACTCTGAGGGTTTTGCGAACGCTGTGGTGGTTGGATAAATTGAGGCTATGGGAGATTGTGATGATCTGGTGTTCTTTAATTAAATATCAACATACAAAGAAGCCATATGTATGTGTTTACCAACTGCTGGCACACTGTGACACATCTGGCCTTTAGCCTtttgtatgagctgaaataagCCTTACAAGCCTATTCACTATTGGCGAGATCAATTACATTTTCTTTCCTTTTCGTTAAATTTTGGGATTAAATATTCCAACAAATAAAGACCTAATGTATTGAGGAACAAAACATGAGAGCATCGGAAATTCTCATTCGGCGCTGTTGGATTTAATTGTTGTCCGACAGAAAGTGAGCATCCCTTTAACAGCAGCCAAGCGTCCGTTGCCATGGGTACCGTGAgccagcggggagaaagacaCGAATGACAAGGCTAGATGCTAGCTATCAAAAATTTACTCAACGAAGAAGTTGCTTTTGTATACATTGTATAAATCTCACTGTTTAGGTACAATTGTAACTTTCTTGTCTCCCTGCGTGACATCAATTTACTTTAGCTAAAACAACTTGCTCAGCTGCCTAGTTGACTAACTAGCTAGGCTACAACTAACTAACGTTACCTTAGCTAGCCTAAGCATTGACATGGCAAGTTTAGGCAAATCCACTGGAAAAACTCCCAAAAAAGGAGGCGAGACCTCGGACCCCGCCAGGTATGTAAgaatatagctagctaacatagctgttatactattagctagctaactaaacacacacacacttaacattatcctcctgacccctcccgctcttcctctctctgtttgttaaCGTTAGTCCATACGTGTGTGTATGGGGGGAAGAATGTAGCAGGCCCGGTCGATAGTCATGTATCGAGAatttgttctcagtcaacttacctggtaaaataggTGTGAAATATAATTAAaataaaagagagggagaaagaagagagatagGAACAAGACCACCAAGGACACAGTGAAAAAAAAGAGACATTCTCGAGGCATAGGTGTGTATTTGTTTACGTGGGGCTCTgtcgttatgtgtgtgtgtgtgtttatctgtgtgtgtgtgtttatttttgtgtgaacgctggtgtgtgtgtgtacataatgAGGATGCAGCCACAAAAGCGAGTGCATGTGGAGCCTCAGTGTCCCCGTTGCCTTCCATTGTGTGCCAAGGACACCCACTATGAAGGATGAGACTCCTGCAGTTTTTCTTTTATCCCTTCTGTGGCCTTCCCTCACTCTCCGCAAGGTGCTACCCTCCCCTGACAACCACACAGAATGTACTGAGCCTCAACAGGTGGCCTTCCCTCACTCTCTGCAAGGTGCTACCCTCCCTGACAACCACACAGAATGTACTGAGCCTCAACAGGTGGC from Oncorhynchus masou masou isolate Uvic2021 unplaced genomic scaffold, UVic_Omas_1.1 unplaced_scaffold_2532, whole genome shotgun sequence encodes the following:
- the LOC135533627 gene encoding GTP-binding protein Rhes-like, whose translation is MEVKGNPSTCSPTTTTNMPVAHQRAEPSQFPGTRALSPGSSKVLLAYKNVTQHLNSPGLKASMGFLKMVTSQWKHQEKKGRLVRSQSTASWLPPPSDGHSCKRSPLDQLSALVLQGQIRFGEDDPRLAQDSPQDPLSSTKPQNCRRIVVLGAPRVGKTSILRRYLWDGFVEEYQPTSEDFLRKMFHIRGETYQIDVLDASGERSFPAKRRLSILTGDIFLLVFTLDDRSSFEEVCALRTEILAAKTKLLKPTRPGQSARVPTVVCANKVDLSPAERVLSRAEVLRALGEDCAYFETSAKDRTNLEEVFEALAKRGGLPTETSPSQHRKVSIRSYQALKECRAAGRGSQATGCKAPCGALYPLARRPSFSTDLRQVLGPDSTRKPGKPLEKCQIQ